One segment of Salvia splendens isolate huo1 chromosome 20, SspV2, whole genome shotgun sequence DNA contains the following:
- the LOC121781120 gene encoding uncharacterized protein LOC121781120 translates to MYTGTAFKRSMESPPLGLINTCIPGPRVEPDISITIEEIGYLSPGVEVMMPLSWASRLLVHWLMPRRCWEMKLLQSHYSKGKCFTKEQREKENKHTPNTPAEHHSLSASNLMVVSKFH, encoded by the exons AT GTACACGGGGACAGCATTTAAGAGGAGCATGGAATCTCCTCCACTTGGGTTGATTAACACTTGCATACCAGGACCCAGAGTCGAGCCTGATATAAGTATAACCATTGAG GAAATTGGTTACTTGAGCCCGGGGGTGGAAGTTATGATGCCATTGAGCTGGGCAAGCAGACTGCTTGTGCATTGGCTGATGCCCAGAAGGTGTTGGGAGATGAAACTACTCCAGAGTCATTACTCTAAGGGGAAATGCTTCACAAAAGAGCAACGAGAAAAGGAGAACAAACACACTCCAAACACTCCGGCAGAACATCATTCCCTTTCAGCTTCAAATTTGATGGTTGTGTCGAAATTTCATTAG